The Chitinophaga niabensis genome segment GCCCTGTATCGGCCCCGGTCTTACAATCGCAACTTCGATCACCAGATCATAGAAGCACTTGGGCTTCATGCGGGGCAGCATGGACATTTGGGCGCGGCTTTCTATCTGGAATACGCCGATGGTATCTGCCCGGCTGATCATCTCATATACTTTAGGATCTTCTTCTTTGTTGATGCTGGCCAAAGTCAGCTCTATATTGTAGTGTTTTTTACAAAGGTCAAATGCTTTGCGGATACAGGTAAGCATGCCTAAAGCCAGCACATCTATTTTAAGAAAACCCAATGCATCAATATCATCCTTGTTCCATTCAATGTTTGTCCGGTCCTCCATGCGGGCGTTCATGATCGGGCACAGATCAGTAAGCTTGCCTTGTGTGATGACAAAGCCACCGGTATGCTGGCCCAGCTGCCGGGGGAAGCCGATCATCTGGTGTGTAAGGTCTAATACTTTACTTAGGTAAGGGTCTGAAGGATCAAGTCCCTGATCGGCAACCCGTTTATCATCAAACTTCTCCGGTGTAAGCTCCCATATCGAACTGGACAGCTTATCTATCGTATCCACACTTAAGCCCATTGCTTTTCCTACGTCCCTGATCGCGCCCTTCTGGTGAAGCTGAGTAACTGTTGCGACAATAGCCGCCCGTTCACGCCCGTACTTCTGGTAAATGTACTGGATCACTTCCTCGCGTCTTTCATGTTCAAAATCCACGTCAATATCCGGCGGTTCATTTCTGGCGGAGGAAATGAAACGTTCAAACAACAGCTCAAACTTAGCCGGATTTACAGAGGTGATACCCAAACAATAACATACGGTAGAGTTTGCCGCAGATCCGCGACCCTGGCAAAGAATGTCCCTGCTTCGCGCAAACTTTACGATGTCATAAACGGTAAGAAAATACGCGGCATAGTTCATCTCCTGGATGAACTTCAGCTCATAGTTTATGGCATTGGTAACCTTTTCCGGTATCTGCTCCCCGAAGTGTTCGCTTGCGCCTTTCCAGGCCAGGTAGGTCAGTTCTTCCTGCGGGGATCTGCCTTCGGAAGTAATTTCGTCAGGATAAACATATTCAAGGCTGTCCAGTGAAAACCTGCATGCTTCTGCCAGTTCCTGTGTAAGCCGAACGGCGGAAGGATGTTGCCGGAACAGGCGGATCATTTCATTTGCAGGTTTCAGAAAACGTTCTGCATTCGCATGTAGTTTTAAACCGGCAGTGTGAATCGTACACTTTTCCCGCACACAGGTCAGCACGTCCTGTAATTCCCTCCGTGAAGGGGTATGGTAATGCACATCGTTGGTAGCTATCAATGGAATGTCGTATTGATCCGACAAGTGCGAGAGCTGAAACAGCTTTTTGTGGTCATTCCCGGTATAGGTGCGGATGGCACCCATATAGAGATCAGTGCCCAGCGCTTCCCGGTATTCCTGCAGATCTTTTTTGAAAGGCTCTTCAAAGTCAAACAACTTGTTTAAGGCGAAGGGGGGTACAACAATGAACTTCATCCCCTTGCTATGCTGGTACACATCTGCCTTGTTTAAAAGGCAATCTCCTTTTTCTGCCCGTAGGTTACCTACGGTTAATAGTGCTGAAAGGCGGCCATAAGCTTCCCTGTCCGTAGGATAAGCAAGCAGGCTATGCCCATCTGTAAGATCCAGGCGGCAGCCGGTGATCACACGCATGTCACAGCTCCGTGCGGCCACATGGGCACGTACAATGCCCGCCAGGGAATTGCGGTCTGTGATGGCAATTTCTTTATAATTGTAAATCGCTGCCTGGTTCACCAGTTCTTCAGGGTGCGAAGCACCACGCAAAAAACTGAAATTACTGGTCACCTGTAATTCTACATAACTCATGATCTACTTCCTCATGCAAAAAATCCATGTATAAACCATTGCTGTGTCTGATCTTCAGAATAATGGCCAGAGCGGAACAACCAGAAACGCTGGCCGTTTTTATCTTCAACAACATAATAGTCCCTGTGCTGCCCTTCTTCTATCCACCATTCCCGCTCGATACGTTCAGGGCCATCGGCTTTTCTCGTTTCATATAAAGCACCTTTATAACGAAAGTTCATGGGCGGGTAATCCGGTATGGGCGCGGTAACCTGGATGGGTTCCGGTTGCCGTAAAATGAGTACCGGTCGCGGGTAATCCGTTCTCCATGCTGTGGAAGGCTTTTCGTCCAGCGAAGCCGCCACTTTAAAAGAGCGTTCCGGCCAGTTCTGTTCCACCGGTAAATACCTGTGGATCGCATCGGAACCCACCTTATTGCTTACCCTGTCCAGCAGTTCTGATACCCTGGCATTGTCCAGGCCGGGAGGCCCTGCCCATAGTTTTTCCTGTGCCTGGCTGACCTCTTCAATCTTGATCGCTTCTAATAAGAAAAGGTCAATGCCCAATGCCGGGCGGATGGTCTGTACCTGGAGTTCAAATAGTTTGAAAAGATGCTCCACATGATGCGATGCCCTGCTGGTACCAATTTCCACCTGCTGAATTTCACCATCTATACGAAAGCATTTTAGTCTGGCCCTGCGTACGCCTTTGCCTTCAGATTTCATGCGGTGGCATAGGCCATGCAACAATCGTTCAATAGCGATTTTGATGGCGGTGGCTGTCTTTAATGGCTCTAAACAGGGTAAACGTTCCTCATAAGGGGCTATGATCTGTAAAGGCGTAATGGGTTCCGCTTTGTTGCCTACCGCTTCAGCTATGCGGTCCAGCAGTTGCTGCCCGAATCTTCTTCTTAGTACAGATGGCGGCATAGTAATGAAACTGCTGATCTGATAGAAACCCAATTTCTTCAGTCGCTGAAGGATACTCTCTTCCAGGCGGAGTGCGGCTGGAGGCAAGGACATTAAAGCTTCCAGCTGCCCGCCAGGCGCAATGATCTTTTCATTACCGAAACGGGCAACTGCCCAGGAAGTACCCACGGTAGTGCTGATCGCAGCTGCTACATCATAACCGGCTGTTCGCAGGCGGCATGTGATCTCTTTCAGGTATTCATTTTCACCACCCCATAAATGGGCACATCCGCTTGCATCCAGTATCAGGCCGTCAGGCAGGTCTACAGCCGCAATAGGCGTATACCGGATACACCATTCCCCAATGCCTTTTAATAAATTCTGCTTTCTATCCGGTTTCTGATCAAAAACCTCCAGCGCCGGAAGAATGGCCTTTGCATCAGCTAATGGAATGCCCGGATAAATGCCATGCCGCTCTGCATCAGGACTTGCAGCGGCAACGAGCATGCGGTTATGAACTTTGCTGGAGAAAACAAAAGGAATACCTTTTAAACGGGGCTGGCGGATGATCATCCAATCCGTTTCTAAATAACGGAACCATATTGCAACAAATCTTTTCTCCATACCACACTATCCGATTTTTCGTAATTTTTCATTTATTGCTGCCGCTGCTTTTCCGGCAATAGGATTAAACTGACCATCCATGCATTCTAACTCCCAATAACCGGTAGTTCCATTTCGAACCTTTAATAATTCAACCGCCCATCGGGGATGACCGACACCGGGCATACGGTTCGCCAGTTCACTTGGTAAAAATGAGAGCTTCCATCTGGCGGTACAGGCTGTAGCTGTGATGGATTTGGGATCATTGCGGAGCAGGAACCCGGTTACTTTACTATTTTCTACGGCCAGTTGAAGGCGCCTGGATGCATTGAAATCCACATCAGGCGCTTCGGCAATTACGGCAGCAAGCCCTTCGCATTTCAATGCTTCCTCCATGACCCAAAGCACATCTTTCGTCTTTTTGAGGTCGATGAAGATCACCCGCTCGGGCTCTACCCCGAATGCCTTAAGGGCAGGCGGAAACACTGTCCTGTCAACACCTATCCATAGGCAAACGCTGCCATTTTTCAGCAGATTGGCCAATATTGCACTCACGAAACCTGCTGTGGCGGCTCTTGTCGGGGAATTACTGATGAACTCATGAACCGCTGCCCTGGGGAATACACCACCGGGAAAGGAAGCCTCCAAAGGCCCTAAGCCAAGGGGATCTTCGCTGCTGTCAAGGCTTTTATGGCCTTGAAGAGAAAGGATTTCCCGCTGCAATTTCTCGATGACTTCCTTTTTGCCGCTCATGTCTCACAAATATGTTTGCTCAATTATTTAGCAATAGTACTAATAATATTAGTAAAATAAAATCTAAGTGACTAGTTTAACATCGGATTAGTAAAATTTGAGGCATGCTGTACTACGATTTAGCCAAAACTTTGAGGTCTGACCGCTGTTCTGTTAGGCATATAAATTGTTTCATAATGCGCGTAAACCCGAATGATGTATGGCGAAAAGAAAAAATAAGGAGGGCGGGCACATTGAACCCATGCTTTGTACCCTGGTAAATGCACCTGTAGATAGCACTGAATATCTGTATGAACAAAAATGGGACGGATACCGAATCATATCTATTGTAGAGGCTGGTAAAATTGTGATGCGTTCCCGCTCAGGCCTGGACTACACCGCAAAATATCCGCTGATAGCAGAAGCATTGCTGAAACTCGGACACGATCTTGTCATCGATGGTGAGGTAGTCGTGTTTAATGATGGAAAACCTGATTTCGATAGCCTTCAGCTGTACAACGGAAAACGAACACCTATTTCGTATTGTGTGTTTGATCTGCTGGAACTGGATGGTACAGATATCAAAGATCTGCCCCTGGCGCAACGTAAAGAACTGCTTTCTGCGCTCGTAGGAAAAAGTAGGACACTGAAATACAGTAAAAGCTATTCGAACGGCCCGCAGCTGTATGCTAAAGCATTGGCGGAGAACCTGGAAGGGATCGTAGGGAAAAAGAAGGACAGCCCATACCTTCCCGGCAACCGCAGCAACCTGTGGATTAAGATACCCACCCGCAAGCGCCAGGAGTTTGTTATCGGTGGCTGGGCGGAATCCGATAAGGTGCGTTCTTTTAAATCCCTGCTTTTTGGTGCTTATGAAAACGGCAAATTTACATGGATAGGCCGCTCAGGCGGTGGCTATAAGCACAGTGAAATGCCCGGCATACTCGCAAAGCTACAGGCGATAGAAACAGAAAAATCGCCTTTTGTAAACCAGGTGCTCGATACCAAGGGCGCAAAGACACATTGGGTTAAACCCCAGCTGGTAGCTAATTTTGAGTTTGCGACCTGGACTAAATCTGGCCGTATCCGTAAGCCAGCAACTTTTCTCGGCTTCCGGAAAGATAAAAAGGCCAAGGATGTCGTGCGGGAAGTGCCCAAAACCGCAAGCCAAATCGATAAGGGAGCTTAAGCGTTGTCAGATCAGTTAAAGCAGGAACTTCTGGAAAGTGCAGCGATTAGTGGCATTTTATGTGTTAAAAGTGCTGTATTTTCGCAGTATGGGGAAGCAGGAAGATATCATTCAGGCTTTTGCGGAAAAACTAAAGGCCGTTTACATGCAGAAGGGCATCAGCATGCAAGACCTGGAGCTAAGTGATGCTGATAAGACCCGGCTGGAAAACATACTTAAGGGTGAGTATGACAATGTTGATGTGCTTTTCTTGGTTCGCATTGCAGATTCGCTGGGTGTACCTCCATATTCCCTTTTGAAATAGGAATAACTAGAACCGTCTCCTCCTTATATATATACGTGGAAAAATGAACTTCCGATAGGATATGCCATTATTGGGGTTTTGTCGAAGGCGCTCTTGATGCTTCCTCTTCTCGTTTACTTCGTTCATAAAACTCTGAACCCTGATTCCCCATTCACCATTCTGAACAGTATTTATAAAAGCATTCTTTGGAATTTCTGCTATATAGGCGTCAAAAAGTCCCTCATACGGGAATAAACAGTAAAGGGGATCACCTGGGTCTTCAGGTTCCCCTTCAATACCAGCCCCTTTGAAATCGAAAATAACAGGCACAGATGAATTAAGCCATGCTTTAGGAAAGCATTCATCAGGAAAATCGGCCATGAAGATGCCTGGTTTGGAGGTAGCGCGAAAATCCTTCTTCCCTTTCAAAAAGCGGGTATAGTCTCTCTTAAGACGCGTACCGTCCACAACCCAAACCATATTCCGATAAAATTTTTCACGGGCAGTACGTTCTTCGGGCTTAATATGTGAGTGCTGAAATTCAAGAACAAGCCCATGTTCGGTTCGCACATCGGCAATATGCTTTTCTCCGGATTGTACATCCGGCATAAATACTTCCTGCCATTCACGGGAGAAATTATTTTTCCAGGAGCGGTGCCATTCTGTTTCCGGTTCCCACCAGCTATCGCACATTCTGATTGTTTGGTGCGCCCAATGGTGAACTCTTACTGTCCCGCATTTTGCAATGACAAGCCGCCCGCATCCTCGACAGTTACCTTGTAATCCGGGTGCCGCCTCTATAGGTTCGTTATTGATCAAAGCAAAGCGCATACTTATCTTTTTTTAAATATAGCCACTTCCCTTTATTGTCGCAATCCTGGAGAATAAAGTTTTATTAATGTTTTCCGGTGGTGAAAGCCCCTTTATAGGTATCAAGGCCAGCACGTATGGTGACAACTGCTCTTTAAAATTTAATTTCCAAAAATATCTTAAATTGTATCCAGCAGATTCTGTCAGCCCTAATCTGAAACCCGAGCAATTTAGCGAACACCCATTTCCTTATCTGAAACCATCATTTTATGAATCCACTAAGCGAAGAAGTTGAAATTCCGCAGGATCTAATTGAAGCGGGCTATCAGAATGTATTCATACATTTTAAAGCAGCTTACCCGGAAATACCTTCATCGGTACTTGAACATTTCAGAAAGATAACTGTAATAGAAAATTATCTGAAAAACACCGTCATCCTGGACTACGGAAATGTTTGTCGTAAATGCTGCTTTATTATTAAAGGTTATGTTATTTCCCGGCTGATATATGATGGTCAGGAAAAGGCCATCTGGTTTGTTGGTGATGGTGAAATCACAATGGGCGTACAGAGCTATTTTGAGCAAATACCCAGCAAAGAAAGCCTGACTACTGCGGAAGATACGCTATGTATCGTGCTCTATTATGATCAATACCTGGAACTGGTTAATGATGGGCCACATTTTAAAATTCTGGTCGGCCAGTTGTTCTACAAATATTTGTTGCAGGCACTAGACCGCATTGAACTCCTTCATGCTGATCCTGAAACAAGGTACACGTATATATTAACCCACAGATCTGATATTGTCACCAAGACAACAGTAAGTGACACGGCCACCTATCTTGGCATTGCCAGGGAAACCCTCAGCCGTTTGAGAAGCCAGCTAAGGAAAAAATAAAAATGAGGAACGCCTCCACCAGCATTATTTGTCCCCTGATTTCGTGACGAAAATCACACACAATGTATAAATGCCTGGTTAATTTTGCCTAAAATCAAACTCCGTTAGAAAACTCTAAACAGTCACGCAATAACGCGCATGATGCGTTTATTCTAAAAAAATAAAACATTACAAAACATTATACGTTATTAGTTTATTGTTAATCAGCGAATTAGACGTTAATTGTTTTGTGACATCAACCCTATTGTTCCTGAAGCCTCACCTCTCTAACCGCTGGAATTATTAATTATTAGCTAACTCCTAACCAGAATGGTATGAAGAAGAATCAGTATGAGTTGGAATGGCTGGATGATGTGGTTTCTATCCAATTGAATCCAGATGTGAAGGGCAGCAAAGACTTGTCCAGTGAAGAAACCAACAAAATTAAACAGCGCATTGAAACAGAAGAACGTGAAGTTCTTTCCCGTTTGAAAAATCGTTTATTCCGCGTTCCGGATGAAGCTGCCAGCAGGTCACTGGTAAAGAAGTATCATGATGACCTGGTGCTGATGATCACCAAGAACTACAGCCACTTGCATCATCCAGCTGTGATGCACTCAGGACTGAAAGAACTGCACGAGTTTATCGGCGCCCGTCTGCACTATATCCTCTTTCTGTTTGAAAAGGAACTTTCTTCTTTTCTGAATACAGAAAACCTTGTTCCGATCACCGAAC includes the following:
- a CDS encoding error-prone DNA polymerase — its product is MSYVELQVTSNFSFLRGASHPEELVNQAAIYNYKEIAITDRNSLAGIVRAHVAARSCDMRVITGCRLDLTDGHSLLAYPTDREAYGRLSALLTVGNLRAEKGDCLLNKADVYQHSKGMKFIVVPPFALNKLFDFEEPFKKDLQEYREALGTDLYMGAIRTYTGNDHKKLFQLSHLSDQYDIPLIATNDVHYHTPSRRELQDVLTCVREKCTIHTAGLKLHANAERFLKPANEMIRLFRQHPSAVRLTQELAEACRFSLDSLEYVYPDEITSEGRSPQEELTYLAWKGASEHFGEQIPEKVTNAINYELKFIQEMNYAAYFLTVYDIVKFARSRDILCQGRGSAANSTVCYCLGITSVNPAKFELLFERFISSARNEPPDIDVDFEHERREEVIQYIYQKYGRERAAIVATVTQLHQKGAIRDVGKAMGLSVDTIDKLSSSIWELTPEKFDDKRVADQGLDPSDPYLSKVLDLTHQMIGFPRQLGQHTGGFVITQGKLTDLCPIMNARMEDRTNIEWNKDDIDALGFLKIDVLALGMLTCIRKAFDLCKKHYNIELTLASINKEEDPKVYEMISRADTIGVFQIESRAQMSMLPRMKPKCFYDLVIEVAIVRPGPIQGDMVHPYLRRRNGEEPEEYPKEELREILSRTMGIPLFQEQAMKLAIVAAGFTATEADQLRRSMATFKMKQGAVNKFEKKLIDGMMARGYEEDYAKRVFRQLQGFGSYGFPESHAASFALLVYVSCWLKYYYPDVFAAALLNSQPMGFYQPAQLVSDARKHGVEIRPVDINHSAWDNLLEAPSGKYCALRLGFRQIKGMREEDIQLLINNRYQGYKTIPELKDAGLSHGALERLADADAFRSIELDRRQALWEVSSLHDKPEALFKGQPSQSSYEAQVVLPLMSEAEHVVQDYASTALSLKAHPVSFVRKQLEQLHILSTQVINNGVDGTTVKVAGLVLVRQRPGTAKGVCFITIEDETGTCNLVVFENIFNKFRKEIVQSRLLMVEGKLQREGQIVHVIVSKCYNMSKLLRVLSPQQTESLSHALAKSDEGAAFPADSKASNKSEGKQEDIFHPGRNFK
- a CDS encoding Y-family DNA polymerase encodes the protein MEKRFVAIWFRYLETDWMIIRQPRLKGIPFVFSSKVHNRMLVAAASPDAERHGIYPGIPLADAKAILPALEVFDQKPDRKQNLLKGIGEWCIRYTPIAAVDLPDGLILDASGCAHLWGGENEYLKEITCRLRTAGYDVAAAISTTVGTSWAVARFGNEKIIAPGGQLEALMSLPPAALRLEESILQRLKKLGFYQISSFITMPPSVLRRRFGQQLLDRIAEAVGNKAEPITPLQIIAPYEERLPCLEPLKTATAIKIAIERLLHGLCHRMKSEGKGVRRARLKCFRIDGEIQQVEIGTSRASHHVEHLFKLFELQVQTIRPALGIDLFLLEAIKIEEVSQAQEKLWAGPPGLDNARVSELLDRVSNKVGSDAIHRYLPVEQNWPERSFKVAASLDEKPSTAWRTDYPRPVLILRQPEPIQVTAPIPDYPPMNFRYKGALYETRKADGPERIEREWWIEEGQHRDYYVVEDKNGQRFWLFRSGHYSEDQTQQWFIHGFFA
- a CDS encoding ImuA family protein, which encodes MSGKKEVIEKLQREILSLQGHKSLDSSEDPLGLGPLEASFPGGVFPRAAVHEFISNSPTRAATAGFVSAILANLLKNGSVCLWIGVDRTVFPPALKAFGVEPERVIFIDLKKTKDVLWVMEEALKCEGLAAVIAEAPDVDFNASRRLQLAVENSKVTGFLLRNDPKSITATACTARWKLSFLPSELANRMPGVGHPRWAVELLKVRNGTTGYWELECMDGQFNPIAGKAAAAINEKLRKIG
- the ligD gene encoding non-homologous end-joining DNA ligase; its protein translation is MAKRKNKEGGHIEPMLCTLVNAPVDSTEYLYEQKWDGYRIISIVEAGKIVMRSRSGLDYTAKYPLIAEALLKLGHDLVIDGEVVVFNDGKPDFDSLQLYNGKRTPISYCVFDLLELDGTDIKDLPLAQRKELLSALVGKSRTLKYSKSYSNGPQLYAKALAENLEGIVGKKKDSPYLPGNRSNLWIKIPTRKRQEFVIGGWAESDKVRSFKSLLFGAYENGKFTWIGRSGGGYKHSEMPGILAKLQAIETEKSPFVNQVLDTKGAKTHWVKPQLVANFEFATWTKSGRIRKPATFLGFRKDKKAKDVVREVPKTASQIDKGA
- a CDS encoding helix-turn-helix domain-containing protein, which gives rise to MGKQEDIIQAFAEKLKAVYMQKGISMQDLELSDADKTRLENILKGEYDNVDVLFLVRIADSLGVPPYSLLK
- a CDS encoding competence protein CoiA; the encoded protein is MRFALINNEPIEAAPGLQGNCRGCGRLVIAKCGTVRVHHWAHQTIRMCDSWWEPETEWHRSWKNNFSREWQEVFMPDVQSGEKHIADVRTEHGLVLEFQHSHIKPEERTAREKFYRNMVWVVDGTRLKRDYTRFLKGKKDFRATSKPGIFMADFPDECFPKAWLNSSVPVIFDFKGAGIEGEPEDPGDPLYCLFPYEGLFDAYIAEIPKNAFINTVQNGEWGIRVQSFMNEVNEKRKHQERLRQNPNNGISYRKFIFPRIYIRRRRF
- a CDS encoding Crp/Fnr family transcriptional regulator, with the translated sequence MNPLSEEVEIPQDLIEAGYQNVFIHFKAAYPEIPSSVLEHFRKITVIENYLKNTVILDYGNVCRKCCFIIKGYVISRLIYDGQEKAIWFVGDGEITMGVQSYFEQIPSKESLTTAEDTLCIVLYYDQYLELVNDGPHFKILVGQLFYKYLLQALDRIELLHADPETRYTYILTHRSDIVTKTTVSDTATYLGIARETLSRLRSQLRKK